A window from uncultured Desulfobacter sp. encodes these proteins:
- a CDS encoding universal stress protein, giving the protein MSDIKKVLVPITFSEFSKELIDYAVGIARPLSAEVIFINVIDERDLRAVQTISSFGYEVDETHYIQEVENHRIGILEAHLNRIDYPDEKMRFVFKKGRPAAELLKFAINEGVDLIIMEIKGKSEILHALSGSIAEKMFRYSPVPVLSYRRKEIADKLLKRIKM; this is encoded by the coding sequence GTGTCAGATATTAAAAAAGTTCTTGTGCCGATTACTTTTTCCGAATTTTCTAAAGAGCTGATTGATTATGCTGTCGGTATTGCCCGGCCGCTCAGTGCAGAAGTGATTTTCATCAATGTCATTGATGAAAGAGATCTTCGGGCGGTGCAGACCATTAGTTCATTTGGGTATGAAGTTGATGAAACCCATTACATTCAGGAAGTTGAAAACCATCGAATTGGCATTTTAGAAGCGCATCTCAACCGGATAGACTATCCGGATGAGAAGATGCGGTTTGTGTTTAAAAAAGGACGGCCCGCAGCAGAGTTGCTGAAATTTGCAATAAATGAAGGGGTGGATCTCATTATCATGGAGATTAAAGGTAAATCTGAGATTCTACATGCACTTAGCGGATCAATTGCAGAAAAAATGTTTCGCTATTCACCTGTGCCCGTATTGTCCTATCGTCGTAAAGAGATTGCGGACAAACTGCTCAAGCGAATTAAAATGTGA
- a CDS encoding KH domain-containing protein, with protein sequence MKELIKLMAKALVDDPEQVDVQEIKAQQTLVLELRVAKEDLGKVIGRKGRTAQAMRTILACASAKEQKRVILEIVE encoded by the coding sequence ATGAAAGAGTTGATCAAACTTATGGCGAAAGCACTGGTTGATGATCCTGAACAGGTTGACGTACAAGAGATTAAAGCTCAGCAGACCCTTGTACTGGAATTACGGGTAGCCAAAGAGGATCTGGGAAAAGTGATCGGTAGAAAAGGTAGAACTGCCCAGGCCATGCGCACCATTCTTGCCTGCGCCTCTGCAAAGGAACAAAAAAGGGTTATTCTTGAGATTGTCGAATAA
- a CDS encoding NUDIX hydrolase, translated as MDVYEKEQITDYPHLNLIRARYKDTAGIDRTWLYASRQSPAVPDAVVIVPFHQQENKLVLIKEFRVPLGGFQYGFPAGLVDSGESIAEAGRRELHEETGLTVVDVIKQSPAIFSSPGMTDESISLLYVTCEGTANTEHNEASEEIEVMMLSQDQAADFIGRDNLLFDVKTWIVLERFASTGKVV; from the coding sequence GTGGACGTATATGAAAAAGAACAGATAACGGATTATCCTCATTTAAACTTGATTCGTGCCAGATATAAAGATACTGCTGGCATCGATAGAACCTGGTTGTATGCGTCCAGGCAGAGTCCGGCCGTACCCGATGCCGTCGTCATTGTCCCGTTCCATCAACAGGAGAATAAACTGGTCCTTATCAAGGAATTCAGGGTGCCCTTGGGCGGATTTCAGTATGGCTTTCCCGCAGGGCTTGTGGATTCCGGTGAAAGCATTGCCGAGGCCGGTCGGCGTGAGCTGCATGAAGAGACCGGCTTAACTGTTGTGGATGTGATCAAACAAAGCCCTGCGATATTTTCTTCACCGGGAATGACGGACGAAAGTATCAGTCTTTTGTATGTGACCTGTGAGGGAACTGCAAATACCGAACACAATGAGGCGTCCGAAGAAATTGAGGTCATGATGCTTTCCCAGGACCAGGCGGCTGATTTCATAGGCCGGGACAATTTGCTGTTTGACGTCAAAACATGGATTGTTCTGGAACGGTTCGCGTCAACAGGGAAGGTGGTATAG
- a CDS encoding M48 family metalloprotease — MFSNFIYFLAALVIYTTSELFDKPSAFDPGALGFCLASTAGFALVCRIYFSRLAAQGQALPAQEIDQRVNTAVSRFSIAALVLFAVNIYGFRVNHLLSSFAVFQWVPTLGALLFLGLFLFYLILIWNFAYHIQKRFFADSLTKKSFILSNVAFCLPAMLPWCFLSLLADCLGLLPFDGLNRFLNSTAGEAVYILFFVIAISVFGPVLIQRLWGCRPLAPGFDRSRIERTCRMADLKYRDILVWNLFGGGMITAGVMGIVGRFRYILVTPALLACLDDDEIQGVILHEIGHVYHRHMLFYLFFFAGFIACNFVFFEPLMLVVYLINPLHEGAAFLGLNQNTVYAAITCFVLIALFIFYFRFVFGLYMRLFERQADLHIFKYTDSPSALISTFYKIASLSRQSIDKPNWHHFSIGSRIGFLEKCRINPDLIQGHHRKVKKMIAGYFLAVGVIFSIGYSVSYGELNASFSRFVARKILSRQLALEPENSDLYAQVGDFYYDALQYEKAIVAYENVLKIDQMNVHALNNLAWLLATCPDKAFQNAHRALELARRAVDIKKDAYILDTYAEALFVNNYEEQALAIAKQALDTATERKEDYRRQVIRFENALKSN, encoded by the coding sequence GTGTTTTCAAATTTTATATATTTTCTGGCGGCCCTGGTGATCTACACCACGTCGGAACTGTTTGACAAACCGTCGGCGTTTGATCCCGGGGCTCTTGGTTTCTGCCTGGCATCAACGGCTGGGTTTGCCCTGGTCTGCCGGATCTATTTCAGTCGCCTGGCAGCCCAGGGTCAGGCCTTGCCGGCACAGGAGATTGACCAGCGGGTGAACACTGCGGTTTCAAGGTTTTCCATTGCGGCCCTGGTGCTGTTTGCGGTCAATATTTATGGATTTCGTGTAAATCACCTGTTGTCGAGTTTCGCTGTATTCCAATGGGTCCCCACCCTGGGGGCGCTGCTGTTTCTCGGGTTGTTTCTTTTTTATCTGATTTTGATATGGAATTTTGCCTATCATATCCAGAAGCGTTTTTTTGCGGATTCTTTAACCAAGAAAAGCTTTATTCTTTCCAATGTTGCCTTTTGCCTGCCTGCCATGCTGCCGTGGTGCTTTTTGTCTCTTTTGGCCGACTGCCTGGGGCTTTTACCCTTTGACGGGCTGAACCGCTTTCTAAACTCCACAGCCGGAGAGGCCGTTTACATTCTTTTCTTTGTCATTGCCATCTCCGTGTTTGGGCCGGTTCTCATCCAGCGGTTATGGGGTTGCCGCCCCCTGGCACCAGGATTTGACAGATCGCGCATTGAGAGAACCTGCCGGATGGCGGATCTTAAGTACAGGGATATTTTGGTATGGAACCTGTTTGGCGGCGGCATGATCACTGCCGGTGTGATGGGCATTGTCGGTCGGTTTCGGTATATTCTGGTGACACCTGCGCTGCTTGCCTGTCTGGATGATGACGAAATTCAGGGGGTAATTCTCCATGAAATCGGTCATGTCTATCACCGGCACATGCTCTTCTATCTGTTTTTTTTTGCTGGGTTTATTGCCTGTAATTTCGTTTTTTTTGAGCCTTTAATGCTCGTTGTTTACCTGATCAACCCCCTGCATGAGGGGGCGGCGTTTCTCGGGCTCAATCAGAATACGGTTTATGCCGCAATTACCTGTTTTGTACTCATCGCTTTGTTTATTTTTTATTTCCGGTTTGTTTTCGGCCTGTACATGCGGCTTTTTGAGCGCCAGGCCGATCTGCATATTTTTAAATATACGGACTCGCCATCGGCATTGATCTCAACTTTTTATAAAATTGCATCCCTGAGCCGCCAGTCCATTGATAAACCCAACTGGCACCATTTCAGCATTGGCAGCAGAATTGGCTTCCTTGAAAAATGCCGGATAAATCCGGATTTGATCCAAGGCCACCACAGGAAAGTAAAAAAAATGATTGCCGGGTATTTTCTTGCCGTCGGCGTCATTTTTTCCATTGGATACAGTGTGAGCTATGGCGAACTTAATGCCTCTTTTTCACGATTTGTCGCCAGGAAAATATTGAGCCGTCAGCTTGCACTGGAGCCTGAGAATTCTGATCTATATGCCCAGGTGGGCGATTTCTACTATGATGCCCTGCAGTATGAAAAAGCCATTGTGGCCTATGAAAATGTTTTAAAAATAGATCAGATGAATGTCCATGCCTTGAATAATCTGGCCTGGCTTTTGGCCACATGCCCGGACAAAGCGTTTCAAAATGCCCATAGGGCTCTGGAACTGGCCCGCCGGGCCGTGGACATAAAAAAGGACGCATATATATTGGATACCTATGCCGAAGCTCTGTTTGTCAATAATTATGAAGAACAGGCCTTGGCAATCGCAAAGCAGGCACTTGATACGGCGACCGAGAGAAAAGAAGATTACCGCAGGCAGGTGATTCGGTTTGAAAACGCACTCAAGTCAAATTAA
- a CDS encoding MFS transporter, with amino-acid sequence MKNRSRIRLFSGAVVMLVLALGFNILLTSATLEKLYVNTFISKNKVVAQDLQHNLETALRFGKSVDKFVGIDKLISEALQHLVSQQKTTKDPGSTANDIVICITYPNGQIVYSSNAQAVGTHLPEAARLPMVMKDTKSPVDSKIIKHKGIYYLCLPVKQGEKENWVATVTVAFDQKQVTSLLRTIAIKNIDLILVIFFSATALLAIFLKSLNLDTDSPKTSLKSIRFKISAILFIIVSLSQIVLSLFNIVEFKVHFLDIFTQKNIVMSRLLKQDIEYLLAKGLDIRKMSKMDQRLGDVIAVCPELEGITISDAKGRPLYIATQQGFANLTTLKNDNNQDIKTPYLHAYPGYTITRSLLNTRTPGTDELAGKLTIHISKKFMFKKLSAIALDSITVLVISIFFFVELLILELQLLERRITEETHPRRPQIDYTTIRPVAFILFFGVDTCISFLPLHMAALYDPHRPLLGLSKDIIMGLPISMQMLFTSISLLISGAWCDKRGWAEPFLIGLFLSGTGFICAWLAPSSLYFLVALGLVGTGYGLSLMAAQGFVISYTTTKDSAQGMAQLWAGVYAGSICGGATGAMLADRIGYAPVFLVGGTILMLLIVYTLLIMKDAMTRQQPITDTPQPHAREKAFILPAKPSVFDFLFNRKIFALIVFYGLPWYIVLIGFMNYYSPIYLKGIGVSQSDIGRIFMIYGICLMYVAPFISKLVGHARDKKRYLVMGSFIGSLSIANFYFFKETSGVISVTVSIFLLGLSACLIPVRSAYVLDFNITQRIGSGKAIGLLNAVLRLGQVTGPILFGWLFITMGSDSGIAVTAAAYLLFTLVFIFVG; translated from the coding sequence ATGAAAAACAGATCACGAATTCGCCTGTTTTCAGGTGCCGTTGTTATGCTTGTGCTGGCGCTGGGGTTCAACATTTTATTAACATCCGCCACCCTTGAGAAATTGTATGTAAACACCTTTATTTCCAAAAATAAAGTGGTGGCCCAGGACCTTCAACACAATCTGGAAACAGCACTTCGGTTCGGCAAAAGCGTTGATAAATTTGTTGGTATAGACAAGCTGATCTCAGAAGCCTTACAGCATCTGGTGTCACAACAGAAAACGACAAAAGATCCCGGCAGTACGGCCAATGATATTGTTATCTGCATTACGTATCCCAATGGACAGATTGTTTACAGCAGCAATGCACAGGCTGTGGGTACCCATTTGCCCGAAGCGGCCCGACTGCCCATGGTGATGAAGGACACAAAATCGCCTGTGGACAGCAAAATTATAAAACATAAAGGGATCTATTATCTTTGCCTGCCGGTAAAACAGGGGGAGAAAGAAAATTGGGTGGCCACCGTAACGGTTGCTTTTGATCAAAAACAGGTAACATCCCTGCTGCGGACCATCGCAATAAAAAACATTGACCTGATTTTGGTAATTTTTTTTAGCGCCACAGCCCTTTTAGCCATCTTTCTGAAGTCTTTGAATCTGGATACCGACAGCCCAAAAACATCACTGAAATCTATTAGATTCAAAATCTCTGCGATCCTTTTTATCATCGTCAGCCTCTCCCAAATCGTCTTAAGCCTGTTCAATATAGTTGAATTCAAAGTCCATTTTCTGGATATTTTCACCCAGAAAAATATTGTAATGTCCAGGTTGTTAAAACAGGACATTGAATATTTATTGGCAAAGGGTCTGGATATCCGGAAAATGAGCAAAATGGATCAAAGACTGGGCGATGTCATTGCTGTTTGCCCTGAGCTTGAGGGTATTACGATATCCGATGCCAAGGGCCGCCCCCTGTACATCGCCACCCAGCAGGGGTTTGCGAATCTAACGACACTGAAAAACGACAACAATCAGGACATCAAAACACCGTACCTGCATGCCTATCCAGGTTACACGATCACCCGGAGTCTGTTGAACACGCGAACGCCTGGAACCGATGAGTTGGCAGGTAAATTGACCATTCATATCTCAAAAAAATTCATGTTCAAAAAACTTAGCGCCATTGCCTTGGATTCCATCACGGTGCTTGTCATCTCAATTTTCTTTTTTGTGGAGCTTTTGATCCTTGAACTCCAGCTCCTTGAACGCCGGATCACAGAAGAGACTCACCCACGCAGGCCTCAGATAGATTACACGACCATCCGTCCGGTGGCGTTCATACTTTTTTTCGGGGTGGACACCTGTATTTCGTTTCTCCCGCTTCACATGGCCGCCTTATACGACCCGCATCGTCCATTACTCGGTCTTTCCAAAGATATCATTATGGGCCTTCCCATCTCCATGCAGATGCTGTTCACATCCATATCATTGCTGATATCAGGGGCATGGTGCGACAAGCGCGGGTGGGCAGAACCCTTTTTAATCGGTTTGTTTTTATCGGGCACAGGGTTTATCTGCGCCTGGCTTGCCCCATCGTCTCTGTACTTTCTTGTTGCGTTGGGACTTGTGGGCACAGGCTACGGACTGTCCCTGATGGCGGCCCAGGGATTTGTTATTTCATACACCACAACAAAAGACAGCGCCCAGGGCATGGCCCAGCTGTGGGCCGGGGTCTATGCCGGCAGTATTTGTGGTGGGGCCACAGGAGCGATGCTTGCGGACCGCATCGGTTATGCCCCGGTATTCCTTGTGGGCGGCACCATTTTGATGCTGCTGATCGTATACACCCTTCTCATAATGAAAGATGCAATGACACGCCAGCAACCAATCACCGATACGCCCCAGCCGCATGCGAGGGAAAAAGCATTTATACTGCCGGCCAAGCCATCTGTGTTTGATTTCCTGTTCAACCGAAAAATTTTTGCGTTAATCGTATTTTACGGGCTTCCCTGGTATATCGTGCTCATTGGCTTCATGAACTATTACAGCCCCATCTACCTGAAAGGCATTGGCGTTTCCCAGTCCGATATCGGCAGAATTTTCATGATTTACGGCATCTGCCTGATGTATGTGGCCCCCTTTATTTCAAAATTAGTAGGCCACGCCAGGGACAAAAAACGCTACCTTGTCATGGGCAGTTTCATTGGCAGCCTAAGCATTGCCAACTTTTATTTTTTCAAAGAGACATCCGGTGTTATCTCCGTTACGGTCTCCATATTTTTATTGGGTCTTTCCGCCTGCCTGATCCCGGTCAGAAGCGCATATGTTTTGGATTTCAACATCACCCAACGAATAGGCAGCGGTAAGGCCATCGGCCTTTTAAATGCGGTATTGCGTTTGGGACAGGTCACCGGTCCCATCCTGTTTGGGTGGCTTTTCATCACCATGGGATCAGATTCAGGCATTGCCGTTACCGCAGCAGCCTACCTGCTTTTTACCCTGGTATTTATTTTTGTGGGATAG
- a CDS encoding ABC transporter substrate binding protein codes for MRVLKKMLCSVLFFSLISCVSAMAADKGNFSVTPVTNHGKKWRIGYFEGGEYVNYQLNFLGIIRGLMDMGWMEKAKIPEQSGEQTAQLWQWLADSTRSRYIEFVKNAHYTGNWDTPLIEKMVPQIISRLNNKKDIDLIIAAGTKAGLKLATNDHHVPTLVISTTDPLAAGIIKSVEDSGFDHVHARVDPYRHERQINLFHDIIGFKKLGIAYQDTEQGRSCAALDSVKKVADERGFKIVPCFTSDESADVKKDEGSVKKCFATLGKTADAIYVTTQNGVNADSIPDLVNIANKYRIPTFTQSHSEQVKYGFLMSISRANFQYVGRFYAQTMAKIFNGAKPRDLGQLFEDPPKIAINLKTAELIGYDPPVDVLTAADEIFDKIEIPKK; via the coding sequence ATGCGAGTATTAAAAAAAATGTTGTGTTCAGTTCTGTTCTTTTCCCTGATTTCTTGTGTTTCTGCTATGGCTGCCGACAAGGGTAATTTCAGCGTAACGCCGGTGACGAACCATGGCAAAAAATGGCGGATTGGGTATTTTGAGGGTGGCGAATATGTCAATTATCAACTCAATTTTCTGGGTATTATCAGGGGGTTGATGGATATGGGGTGGATGGAAAAGGCGAAAATTCCCGAACAGTCCGGTGAACAGACGGCCCAATTGTGGCAGTGGTTGGCAGACAGCACCCGGAGCCGGTATATTGAGTTTGTTAAAAACGCGCATTATACCGGGAATTGGGACACGCCGCTCATCGAGAAAATGGTGCCCCAGATTATCTCCAGGCTGAACAACAAAAAAGATATTGATTTGATTATCGCAGCCGGTACCAAGGCCGGTCTTAAGCTTGCAACAAATGACCACCATGTGCCTACCCTTGTTATTTCAACAACGGATCCCCTGGCTGCCGGTATTATTAAAAGTGTTGAAGATTCAGGGTTTGACCATGTCCATGCCCGGGTTGATCCCTATCGCCATGAACGTCAGATTAACCTTTTTCATGATATTATTGGATTCAAAAAGTTAGGTATTGCCTACCAGGATACGGAGCAGGGCCGAAGTTGTGCCGCGCTTGATAGTGTTAAAAAAGTGGCCGATGAGCGTGGGTTTAAAATCGTTCCCTGTTTTACTAGTGATGAGAGCGCAGATGTAAAAAAAGATGAGGGAAGCGTTAAAAAATGCTTTGCGACGTTGGGAAAAACCGCTGACGCCATTTATGTGACCACCCAGAACGGTGTGAATGCAGACAGTATCCCCGATCTTGTGAATATCGCCAATAAATACCGAATCCCTACCTTTACCCAGTCTCATTCCGAGCAGGTGAAATATGGATTTTTAATGAGTATTTCCAGGGCGAATTTTCAATACGTCGGGCGGTTTTATGCCCAGACCATGGCCAAGATATTTAACGGGGCTAAGCCCCGGGATCTCGGCCAGTTATTTGAGGATCCCCCGAAAATTGCCATTAATTTAAAAACTGCCGAGTTGATCGGTTATGACCCCCCTGTTGATGTTTTGACTGCGGCAGATGAGATATTTGATAAAATTGAAATCCCTAAAAAATAG
- a CDS encoding iron-sulfur cluster assembly scaffold protein, whose translation MYEVVTEITIQDSERKMLSEAGYGDPAIEYYLGKKHMGSIEDANQISFKVGSCGDTMKIYLKVDENEIVQDAKYEITGCAGAISAAMATVDLVKGKTVEQALEINDGDVFRVLESIPEKKHHCIQLAVKTMHLGLEEFQTAHVS comes from the coding sequence ATGTATGAAGTGGTCACAGAAATTACAATACAGGATTCAGAACGTAAAATGCTGTCCGAAGCCGGATATGGGGATCCGGCTATTGAATATTATCTTGGGAAAAAACATATGGGCTCCATCGAAGATGCCAATCAAATTTCCTTTAAAGTTGGTTCCTGCGGTGATACAATGAAGATCTATTTAAAAGTAGATGAGAACGAAATTGTTCAAGACGCCAAATACGAGATCACTGGTTGTGCAGGCGCCATCTCTGCGGCAATGGCAACGGTAGATCTTGTAAAGGGCAAAACCGTTGAGCAGGCGTTAGAAATTAACGATGGAGATGTTTTCAGGGTTCTTGAAAGTATACCGGAAAAAAAGCATCATTGTATCCAATTGGCAGTCAAAACAATGCACCTGGGACTTGAGGAATTTCAAACGGCACACGTTTCCTAA
- a CDS encoding hemolysin III family protein: MCICEKFIREPVNAISHGAGAVGSMAALTLMVVFAALYADVWHVVSFSIFGATLILMYLSSCLYHALKISDRALKVLRRIDHIMIFVVIAGSYTPLCLVPLRGAWGWSLLGTVWGIACAGIFIKVFFMGAPRWISTVIYLVMGWLCVIAVYPLVKILEPGALMWLAAGGIFYTVGAVIYALKRPNPFPRILGFHEIWHGFVILGSAAHFWLSFKYLMYI; encoded by the coding sequence ATGTGTATATGTGAAAAATTTATAAGAGAACCCGTCAATGCCATTTCCCACGGGGCCGGGGCCGTGGGGTCCATGGCCGCACTGACCTTGATGGTGGTATTTGCCGCCCTGTATGCCGATGTCTGGCATGTGGTGTCATTCTCCATTTTCGGCGCTACCCTTATCCTGATGTACCTGTCAAGCTGTCTGTATCATGCCCTGAAGATTTCAGACCGGGCATTAAAAGTTTTGCGTCGGATTGATCATATCATGATATTTGTAGTCATTGCAGGTTCCTATACCCCCTTGTGCCTTGTTCCTTTGCGGGGGGCATGGGGCTGGAGCCTGTTGGGGACCGTATGGGGCATTGCATGTGCAGGGATTTTCATCAAAGTTTTTTTTATGGGGGCGCCCAGATGGATTTCCACGGTGATATATCTTGTCATGGGCTGGCTGTGCGTGATTGCCGTATATCCCCTGGTAAAAATTTTGGAACCCGGTGCTTTAATGTGGTTGGCCGCAGGGGGAATCTTTTATACCGTCGGGGCCGTTATCTATGCCTTGAAAAGACCCAATCCCTTCCCCCGGATTCTGGGGTTTCACGAAATCTGGCACGGCTTTGTTATTTTGGGCAGTGCTGCGCATTTCTGGCTCTCATTTAAGTATTTAATGTACATCTAA
- a CDS encoding alanine racemase: protein MSQLILNLDKLRHNIRFLSRHCREHHLGITGIIKDPRADKKMISQMMDLGFENIGISRVPDDTIANPVFPKRPIYISLPSIHELHGIVKYFSTSFNSEISVIEQLNQVAIAMNQPHDILLMVDTGDLREGVMPDQVLETVRKIHQIRPRKINFAGIGTNLGCCAGTVPDEYNLGIMTELADRIESQLDIEVKTVSVGGSVLLKWMQHRHLPKRINNIRLGESVFLGTIPTINQVHPDLKTQVVTFRSDIIEIREKLVTPPQFCGKDALGGQPQFTIRGLRKRAILNFGICDTSPSGLTPLIPGMEIVSVNSNYTLADITDCRHRFKIGDFVDFKMNYQAFLQSLISPFTRICYLEHSDSPTCV, encoded by the coding sequence ATTAATCCTGAACCTGGATAAACTGCGTCACAACATCCGTTTTTTATCCCGGCACTGCAGGGAACACCACCTGGGGATCACCGGGATTATCAAAGACCCTCGAGCTGACAAAAAGATGATCAGTCAGATGATGGACCTGGGGTTTGAAAACATCGGAATATCCAGGGTGCCTGACGATACCATAGCAAACCCTGTTTTCCCCAAACGCCCCATTTACATTTCCCTGCCATCAATCCATGAGCTGCATGGCATTGTTAAGTATTTCAGCACAAGTTTTAATTCTGAAATAAGTGTGATTGAACAGCTCAACCAGGTAGCCATTGCCATGAACCAGCCCCATGACATTCTTTTGATGGTGGATACCGGGGACTTGAGGGAGGGTGTCATGCCCGACCAGGTATTGGAGACTGTGCGAAAAATTCATCAGATCAGGCCCAGAAAAATCAATTTTGCAGGTATCGGCACCAATCTTGGATGTTGTGCCGGGACTGTGCCGGATGAATACAACCTGGGGATCATGACAGAACTTGCGGATCGGATTGAGTCCCAACTGGACATTGAGGTCAAGACCGTATCCGTAGGCGGTTCCGTACTGCTTAAATGGATGCAGCACAGGCACCTTCCCAAACGGATCAACAATATCCGTTTGGGCGAATCCGTATTTTTAGGCACCATCCCCACCATCAATCAGGTGCATCCGGATTTGAAAACCCAGGTGGTAACATTCAGAAGCGATATCATTGAAATAAGAGAAAAATTGGTAACACCGCCCCAGTTTTGTGGAAAAGATGCGTTGGGGGGCCAACCCCAATTTACTATCCGGGGGTTACGCAAACGGGCCATTCTCAATTTCGGAATCTGCGATACCAGCCCGTCGGGATTGACGCCTTTGATCCCGGGTATGGAAATTGTTTCCGTAAACTCCAACTATACCCTGGCAGACATCACAGATTGTCGTCACCGGTTTAAGATAGGCGATTTTGTTGATTTCAAAATGAATTACCAGGCGTTTCTCCAAAGCCTCATATCGCCGTTTACCCGAATTTGTTACCTGGAGCACTCCGACAGCCCAACCTGCGTATGA